CTCTAAAGATTATGTTTTAACTGCCCTGCATTCTGCCCCCAGCCAGTATCTACGGGCCGTTTATGGCAGACCTTTTACCGCCGTACGTTTATCGCTAAACCTGACGTGAGTTTGTGGGCACGTTTGTGAGCCACATTCGGAGGCAATCACAGCGAGTGTGTAGGAGCGGAGGCGGTTAACCGCACACAGCCTGCTGGCGGCGACGGTCTTTCTCCTTTGCTTTTTCAGAACATTGAAACTTCGCCGTTATAAAAAACACATTGATTGCGCCAGAAGAGGCATACCCACGGTCTGAAAAGGAAATCGCTGTCTGCTCCGTGAAATGTAAATCCGCAACCAAAACCTGCTACTGACCACCCCCATGAACGTGGTTTTCAGTGGGCAATAAAAAAGGGAGCCATCAGGCTCCCTCAGTCTCCCCAGACTATGGCTTAGTTGTTACGGATGTACTCATCCATTTCGGTTTTCAGGTTATCGGATTTAGTACCGAAAATTGCCTGCACACCGGAACCAGCAACAACCACACCCGCAGCACCCAGTTTCTTCAGGCCAGCCTGATCCACTTTCGCTACGTCAGCCACGCTGACACGCAGACGCGTGATGCACGCATCCAGGTTGGTGATGTTCTCTTTCCCGCCGAACGCCGTAACCAGAGCCGGCGCCATTTCGCTGGTAACACCAGCTTTGCTCTCTTCAGTGGTGTCTTCACGACCCGGGGTTTTCAGATCCAGCGCTTTGATCAGCACGCGGAAGATGGTGTAGTAAACCACCGCGTAGCACGCACCGATAACCGGGAACAACCACAGTTTGCTGCTGTTACCACTCAGCACGATGAAGTCAATCAGACCGTGAGAGAACGAGGTACCGTCACGCATACCCAGCAGGATACAGATCGGGAATGCCAGACCAGCCAGAATCGCGTGGATAACATACAGGATCGGCGCAACGAACATGAAGGAGAACTCGATCGGCTCGGTGATACCGGTCAGGAACGAGGTCAGCGCTGCGGAGATCATGATACCGCCCACTTTCGCGCGGTTTTCCGGTTTTGCAGAGTGCCAGATAGCGATAGCAGCAGCCGGCAGACCGTACATTTTGAACAGGAAGCCGCCAGACAGTTTACCCGCAGTCGGGTCACCCGCCATATAACGCGGGATATCGCCGTGGAACACCTGACCTGCCGCGTTGGTGAACTCGCCAATCTGCATCTGGAAAGGTACGTTCCAGATATGGTGCAGACCAAACGGCACCAGGCAACGTTCAATGAAACCGTAGATACCGAACGCCACAACCGGGTTCTGGTAAGCGGCCCACTGGGAGAAGGTCTGGATCGCAGTACCGATCGGCGGCCAAATGAAGGAGAGGATCACGCCGGTGAAAATCGCGGCCAGACCGGAGATGATCGGCACGAAACGTTTACCAGCGAAGAAGCCCAGATACTCAGGCAGCTTGATGCGATAGAAGCGGTTAAACATATACGCAGCAATCGCGCCGGAGATAATACCGCCGAGCACACCGGTATCAGCCAGGTGTTTTGCGGCAATTTCTTCAGCAGGTAAATGCAGAACCAGCGGCGCAACCACAGCCATGGTTTTCACCATGATGCCGTAGGCAACAACGGAGGCCAGCGCCGAAACGCCGTCGTTATTGGTGAAGCCAAGCGCAACACCGATAGCGAAGATCAACGGCATGTTAGCAAAAACGGAACCGCCCGCTTCGGCCATAACGTGGGAAACCACTTCTGGCAGCCAGCTGAAGTTTGCAGAACCGACGCCCAGCAGGATACCTGCGATAGGCAGTACGGATACTGGCAGCATCAGCGATTTACCGACCTTCTGCAGGTTAGCAAATGCATTCTTAAACATAATTGAGAGTGCTCCTGAGTATTAGTGCTTTTTTCTACGCTTTCACGCATTGGCGAGGGGGGAGAACCGCGCCGTGGGAAGGGCATCTAAGCGCCCTTTATTTATTACACAGAGTAAAATAAATCAGTAAAAGTTTGTTTGACGGCTATCACGTTTCAGCTAGCGCCGGTCACGAAACTCACACTGATTTACAAAAGGTGTCGGCTTTCGTATGAAAAACGACCGCCACCGCCTTTTTTATGGCGGTGAACTTTACTCCGATCGTTTATTAATTACGAGTACTAAAATAAGCTGACAGATCAGGCAGATTGCAGGCGGGATGGGTCAACATGGAACAAACGGGCAAAGTTCTGTGTCGTCTGTTGCGCAAGCTCTTCGACAGAAACGCCTTTCAGCACCGCCATATATTCCGCCACATCGCGCGTCATCGCTGGCTGGTTCTCTTTGCCGCGATGCGGCACCGGAGCGAGATAAGGCGAATCGGTTTCGACCAGTAAGCGATCGAGTGGAATGTAACGAGCGGCATCACGCAACTGCTCAGCGTTGCGGAAAGTGACGATACCAGAGAACGAGATGTAAAACCCCATATCCAGCAGCTTACCCGCCGTTTCGCGATCTTCAGTAAAGCAGTGCAACACACCGCCGCAATCCGTCACGCGCTCTTCCTGCAAAATCGCAAGCGTGTCTTCTCGCGCATCGCGCGTATGGACTATCACTGGCTTGTTCAGTTCACGGCCAATGCGGATATGGTTACGGAAGGATTCCTGCTGGCGTGGCTTCGTTTCCGGCGTATAAAAATAGTCCAGTCCGGTTTCGCCCATTGCCACAACGCCCTCTTCCGCTGCCAGTTGGCGCAGCATTTCGACGTCATACTCTTCATCCTGGTTCAATGGATGCACACCGCAGGAAAAGACCACATTCGGGCGCTCCCCCACCAGCTCACGCATTGCGCGATAACCCGGTAATGTCGTGGCCACCGCCAGACAAAACTTCACATCGCGCGCGGCAGCTTTCGCCAGCACGTCATCAACGTCTTTGTGCAAAGAGTGGTAATCAAGGCCATCGAGGTGGCAGTGCGAATCAACTAAAAACATAATCTTCTCTTACAGATGGGAGACAGGAAGCGTTACGCCTGTTTGCTGGTAACGTTCCAGCGTTAACAATAAATCAGTCAGCAGCAACTCGCGGTTAACCCCAACCACACTAAGCAACTGTTCACGACAGGTAAAAATAGCATGCAGTAGCGCGTGTAGCGTTGGCGCTTGCACCTGGCGCGCCAGCTTTTCTACCAGCGCTAAGGCATCAACATTGCTGAGCAACGTCGCGCCTTGCTGCATTTTTAATGCATCAAGCAGCAACGCAGAGAGCCACTGTAAACGCTCAGCCACTTTATCGTGGTTGAGCGTCGGAAGCATCGCCAGCCAGTCACCGTTATTCAGCGCTGCCTCTGCCGCCTGGCAAAGCGTCTGCCGTTGCGCCCAGGCATCGTCCTGAAGCAGCGCTTCTGCCGCACCAGGCGAACCGGCGCACAAACGTAGTGCGGTCAGAATCGACTCATGCGAGGCGGTAACTTCCCGTGCAAGCCAGCTGCAGGCATAGTTTTCTGCGGGAGGCGCAAGGTGGTGCAAGCGGCAGCGGCTGCGCAAGGTCGCTAATAATCTCGCCGGTTCGCGGCAGCCGAGGAAGAACCAGGTGTGCGCGGGGGGCTCTTCCAGCGTCTTCAGCAACGCGTTGGCGGCAGCGTCGGTCAATAACGCAGCATCCTGGATCCACACCACTTTCGCGCCGCCCAGCCGCGCATGTTCGTAAAGCTTTTCACTCACTTCACGCACCGCATCAATGCCCAGCGCGGATTTTCCTTTTTCCGGTGCCAGTGCATAGTAATCAGGGTGCGTTCCAGCCTGCATAAGCTGGCAGCCGCGGCAGTGACCGCAGCTTTTATGGCCTTCAGGTGTCTGACATAACAGGAAACGGCTGATGGCGTAAATCAACGCATCTTCACCCATCCCCGGCAGGGCGTGGATCAGCAACGCGTGGTGCCCACGACCGCTCTGATAACTGGCAACCAGTTGCTCAAAATCGGGACGCAGCCACGGATACCATTTCATGCGCCCTGCTCCTGCACCCAGACTGTTACCGTCTGGCGGATGTCGGCAATCACTTTATCCAGCGGTTGAGTCGCATCAACGGTGCGAATGCGTCCATCTTGCGCAGCCAGTTCAAGGTAGCGCGCGCGGGTACGATTAAAGAAATCCAGCGACTCTTGTTCAATGCGATCCAACTCGCCACGCGCACGTGCACGTTTCAGGCCGATTTCCGGCGTGACATCCAGATAGAGCGTCAAATCCGGGCGAAAATCTCCCAGTACGGCATCGCGCAGCGTGGCAAGCATGGTCTGATCAATGCCTCGTCCGCCACCCTGGTACGCCTGCGTTGAGAGGTCATGGCGATCGCCGATCACCCAGCAACCACGCGCCAGTGCGGGTTTAATGACGGTTTCTACCAGTTGAACCCGGGCTGCGTAAAACATCAGAACTTCGGCTTTATCGGTAATGACTTCATCACCAACGGAACGGATATCCAGCACCAGGCTACGCAATTTTTCTGCCAGCAGCGTACCGCCTGGTTCACGCGTAAACACCATTTCACCGACGCCAAGCTCTTTCAGCGTCTCAACGATGACATCGCGCGCCGTGGTTTTCCCTGCGCCTTCAAGCCCTTCGATAACGATGTATTTACTGCCCATTTTTTTCCTTAAGTACTTTTAGGTAGTCCTGCACTGCCCGGTTATGGCTGGCGAGATTGGTATTAAATGTATGTCCGCCTTTACCATCCGCGACGAAATAGAGATACGGCGTCTTCGCCGGATGCGCCGCCGCTTTCAGCGAGGCCTCACCGGGTGTGGCAATGGGGCCCGGCGGTAAGCCGCTAATCACATAGGTGTTATAGTCGGTCGGCGTTTCCAGATCGGCGCGCGACAGCTTACCATTATAACGCGCGCCCATCCCGTAGATAACCGTCGGATCGGTCTGCAGGCGCATCCCAATGCGCAAGCGGTTGATAAAGACGGATGCCACCTGATCGCGTTCGCTGGCGACAGCCGTCTCTTTTTCGACAATCGACGCCATGGTTACCAACTGATTCTGATCTTTATACGGTAGCCCTTCCATGCGCCCTTCCCAGGCTTGCTCCACCGCACGCGACATTTTCTGATGCGCGCGCTTGAGCAACGCAATGTCGGTCGTATTAGCGGTGTACATCCAGGTATCGGGCCAGAACCAACCTTCAACCCATTGCGGGTGTTCCAGTTTCAGCGCCTCGGCCACCGTGGCGTAATCATCATCTTTCAGTGTGTGCTTAATATATGGTGCGTCGCGCAGTTGCTTGAGGTAATCACTCAGGCGCATGCCTTCAACCAGACGCAGCGGAAACTGTGCTTCTTTCCCGCTCTCCAGTAACTGCAGCATCTCGCGCACGGTCATCTTCGGTGTAAAACGATAGGTGCCAGCTTTGAAATGTGAAAGATCAGGCTCCAGTCGCAGCAGCCACTGGAACACGCGCGGGCGATTAATTACCTTTTCGCGATACAGCAATTCACCCAACGCCACCCGACCAGTTCCGGCGGGCAGCGTGAAAATGGTTTCATCTTTAATCAGGATCTGGCTGTCCGCTAACTGGCGAACCTTCCAGACACCGGCTCCCGCTGCGATAACCAGCAAAGCCAACAGGAGGAGAACTACGCGTAACATTTTCTTCATGACGGATTTATGCGCTCACACAAGGGGGCTAAAAAGTGGTATAAATCGCGCGCTGACCAGTGCTTTTCTGCCCACTGACGGACGGGAACAACTGGCATCAACGCGTTACAAATAACGACTTCGTCGGCCAGCATCAACACATCATGCCGCGCATTGACTTCGACAACCTCAAAAGGGGAAGTTTTCAACTGGCGCAAACAATATTGACGCATAATGCCATTAACACCGGCCTGATCAACGCGCGGCGTGAAGACCTTCTTACCCTGCCGCCAGAAGATATTGGCGGCGCAGCATTCAATCAGCCAGCCTTCGCTGTCCAGTACCAGCGCTTCATCGGCAGAGGTCTGCTCAAGCCCGGTACGAATCAATACCTGCTCCAGGCGGTTAAGGTGTTTTATCCCGGCGAGCATCGGATTGCGCCCGAGGCAAATATCACTCAGCGCCAGTGTTACCCCGTCCTGCCGCCAGCGAGCGTAATGCGCAGGGCTTGCTGATACCGACACTATCCGCGTCGGCGCTTCACAGCCAGCTGCGCTATAGCCTCGTCCGCCACTGCCACGGCTGATAATAACTTTCACCACACCCTCTTCTTTTTCTCTCGCGAGGTGGGTCATTTCCCGCGCCAGTACGTCCCAGTCTAGATAAGGGATCTGGAGCCGTTTACAGGCAAGACGCAGACGCTGGAGATGCGCATCAGGAAACTGGATTTGCCCGTCAAGGATGCGCGCGGTGGTAAAACAGCCATCGCCAAATTGCGTCGCCCGATCATTGGCGGCAAGCCATTGCTGCTCTTTACCATTAATCAAGAACATAGGGGGCTCCTTATGCGTCTGGCCGGACAGTTTGGCAGGATGAAAAGCGCAGGACAAGGGGATAAACCTGAATAGAAAAGGCCCGACAAGCGGGCCTTTAGTACACAGATAAATGATCAGACTTTCTTGAAGATCAATGAGCCGTTGGTGCCACCAAAACCGAAGGAGTTACACAGGGTGTACTCCATACCGCTCACCTGGCGTGCAACATGCGGCACAAAATCCAGATCGCAACCTTCATCCGGGTTATCCAGGTTGATGGTCGGCGGAACAGCCTGATCGCGCAGGGCGAGGATCGAGTAGATAGATTCTACTGCGCCTGCCGCCCCCAATAGATGGCCGGTCATCGATTTGGTCGAGCTGACCATTACTGTGCGAGCCGCGTCGCCAAATACCGATTTCACAGCCTGCGCTTCAGCCATATCGCCCGCCGGCGTGGACGTACCGTGCGCATTAACATAGCCAATCTGGGCTGGAGTGATGCCGGCATCACGCAGGGCATTAACCATCGCCTTCGCGGCACCCGCACCGTTTTCCGGCGGAGACGTCATATGGTAAGCATCGCTGCTCATACCAAAGCCGACGATTTCAGCATAAATTTTCGCGCCGCGCTTTTTCGCATGCTCATACTCTTCCAGCATGATGATGCCAGCGCCATCGCCGAGAACAAAGCCGTCACGCTCTTTGTCCCACGGACGGCTTGCCGCCTGCGGATTGTCGTTGCGGGTAGACAGCGCGCGCGCTGCGCCAAAACCACCCACGCCTAACGGCGTACTGGCTTTTTCCGCGCCGCCTGCCAGCATTGCGTCGGCGTCGCCGTAAGCGATGATACGCGCCGCATGGCCGATGTTATGCACACCAGAGGTACACGCTGTCGCGATGGAAATACTCGGACCTTGCAGACCGAACATGATAGTCAGATGACCTGCCACCATGTTGACAATTGTTGAAGGTACGAAGAACGGGCTGATTTTACGCGGCCCACCCTTGACGAGGGAGCTGTGGTTTTCTTCGATCAGGCCGAGGCCGCCGATACCAGAACCAATCGCTGCGCCAATACGGGATGCGTTCTCTTCTGTGACTTCAAGGCCGGAATCCTGCATGGCCTGAACGCCAGCCACAATTCCATATTGAATGAAGTCGTCCATCTTGCGCTGTTCTTTGCGCGAGATGATGTCTTCACAGTTAAAATCCTTTACTAAGCCAGCAAATTTGGTTGCATAGGCGCTAGTATCGAAATGGTCGATCAGGCTGATGCCACTCTGACCGGCAAGGAGAGCTTTCCAGGTAGACTCTACGGTATTGCCGACAGGAGACAACATGCCAAGTCCGGTCACAACTACACGACGCTTAGACACGTTTGTCCTCCAGGGAGGGATAAAAAAAGAGATTCGTGGGATAACTACAGATAAAACTCAGGCGGTCGAGTGACCGCCTGGAGATGTTCACTTACGCCTGGTGACCGTTGATGTAATCAATGGCAGCCTGAACGGTGGTGATCTTCTCAGCTTCTTCGTCCGGAATCTCAGTATCAAACTCTTCTTCCAGAGCCATTACCAGCTCAACGGTGTCAAGAGAATCAGCGCCCAGGTCTTCAACGAAGGAAGCATTGTTGGTAACTTCTTCCTGCTTAACGCCCAGCTGTTCGCCGATAATTTTCTTAACGCGTTCTTCGATAGTGCTCATACTCTTAAATTTCCTATCAAAACTCGCTTTCGCGATGGTTTTCGTAGTGTATAAAATGTTGAAAAATTTGCAACTAAATCCCGGCAGTTCTTACCACGATTTTACGCTATTTTGAGGCCTTTCGCCCTAATAACGCAAATAATTTTCATCGTGGTTAAACCATATACATTCCGCCATTGACGTGCAGGGTTTCACCAGTGATGTAACCTGCCTCGTCAGAGGCTAAAAATGCAACCGCACTGGCGATTTCCTGAGCACCGCCAAGGCGACCCGCAGGAACCTGCGCCAGAATACCCGCACGCTGATCATCAGACAGCGCACGCGTCATGTCCGTTTCAATAAAACCCGGAGCAACAACGTTTACAGTAATACCGCGGGACGCAACTTCACGCGCCAGCGATTTACTGAAACCGATAAGACCCGCTTTCGCCGCAGCGTAGTTGGCCTGACCAGCATTTCCCATGGTACCAACCACAGAACCGATAGTGATAATACGCCCATGACGCTTTTTCATCATAGCGCGCATTACCGCTTTTGACAGACGGAAAACAGATGAAAGATTGGTGTCGAGAATGTCGTTCCACTCATCCTCTTTCATGCGCATCAGCAGATTGTCACGGGTGATTCCGGCATTATTTACCAGAATATCAACCTCGCCAAATTCTGCGCGAATGTTTTCCAGAACAGATTCGATTGATGCAGCATCGGTCACATTCAGCAGCAGACCTTTGCCGTTCGCACCTAAATAGTCGCTGATCGCCTGCGCGCCGCTCTCGCTGGTCGCCGTACCGATTACCTTCGCGCCACGGGCAACGAGGGTCTCAGCAATAGCGCGACCAATACCGCGGCTTGCACCGGTTACCAGTGCGATTTTTCCTTCAAAACTCATGGTCTTCCTCTTTTATTGCGCAAGTGCCTCTGACACGGCAGCTGGCTCGTTGAGCGCAGATGCAGTCAGGGTGTCAACAATACGTTTAGTCAGGCCGATGAGGACCTTACCCGGGCCAACTTCATACAGATGTTCAATGCCCTGCGATGCCATAAATTCAACGCTCTTCGTCCATTGCACGGGGCTGTACAGCTGGCGCACCAGCGCATCGCGAATCGCTTCTGGCGTCGTTTCGCACTGCACATCCACGTTATTTACAACCGGGATCTGCGGCGCGTTAAAATCGATGTTATTTAATTCAGCGGCCAGTTTTTCTGCGGCAGGCTTCATCAAAGCACAGTGCGACGGTACGCTCACCGGCAACGGCAGCGCACGTTTGGCACCTGCAGCCTTGCAAGCAGCACCTGCGCGCTCAACAGCTTCTTTATGACCGGCAATGACCACCTGGCCTGGCGAATTATAGTTCACCGGAGAGACAACTTGCCCTTGTGCAGATTCTTCACATGCTTTGGCAATAGAAGCATCATCCAGGCCGATAATAGCAGACATCGCGCCAGTACCCGCCGGCACGGCTTCCTGCATGAATTTTCCACGCAGTTCAACCAAACGAACCGCATCCGCAAACGCGATAACCCCCGCACACACTAATGCGGAGTATTCGCCCAGGCTATGCCCCGCCATCAGCGCAGGCGCTTTACCACCCTGCTGCTGCCATACTCGCCAAAGCGCGACAGAAGCGGCCAGCAGCGCCGGTTGTGTCTGCCAGGTTTTGTTCAGTTCTTCCGCCGGGCCTTGTTGCACCAGAGACCAGAGATCATAACCCAGAACAGCTGATGCCTCAGCGAATGTCTCTTCAATCACCGGATAAGCTGCAGCCATATCAGCTAACATACCGACGGTTTGGGAGCCTTGTCCCGGGAACACAAAAGCAAATTGCGTCATTTTTTTATCCTTATACTCAGAAACGAACCAGCGCCGAGCCCCAGGTGAACCCGCCACCAAACGCTTCCAGCAGGACAAGTTGTCCCGGTTTAATGCGTCCGTCGCGTACCGCTTCATCAAGCGCGCTGGGAACGGAAGCTGCTGAGGTGTTGCCATGGCGATCCAGCGTAACGACGACGCTATCCATCGACATACCGAGCTTCTTCGCTGTGGCGCTGATAATGCGCAAGTTAGCCTGATGTGGCACCAGCCAGTCCAGCTCGCTGCGCTCAAGATTATTGGCCGTCAATGTTTCATCAACAATACGCGCCAGCTCTGTCACCGCAACTTTGAATACTTCGTTACCCGCCATCGTCAGATAGATCGGGTTTTCCGGATGCACACGATCAAGATTAGGCAGCGTCAGCAGTTCACCGTAACTCCCGTCTGCGTGCATATGTGTGGAGATGATGCCTGGCTCTTCGGAAGCGCCCAGAACAACAGCGCCGGCGCCATCGCCAAACAGAATAATCGTACCGCGGTCGTCTGGATCTAATGTGCGTGCTAGTACATCAGAACCAATGACCAACGCATGTTTCACCGCACCGGATTTAACATACTGATCGGCGATGCTCAGCGCATAGGTGAAGCCCGCACAGGCAGCAGCAACGTCAAACGCTGGGCAGCCTTTGATTTCCAGCATGTTCTGGATTTGGCAAGCGGCGCTAGGGAAGGCATGCGTTGCAGAAGTGGTAGCAACAATGATCAAGCCAATCTGATCGTTATCGATGCCCGCCATCTCAAGCGCACGCTTAGCGGCTTCATAGCCCATGGTCGAAACTGTTTCGTTTGCAGCGGCAATGCGGCGCTCACGGATCCCTGTACGGCTGACAATCCACTCGTCAGAGGTTTCCACCATTTTTTCTAAATCGGCGTTTGTCCGAACCTGCTCAGGCAGATAACTGCCGGTACCAATAATCTTCGTATACATGTACGCTCAGTCACTCTTGGGTAATATACACACGCTCTGATTTTCGCCATCCGTTGCAGACGAAGACGAGTGTGCATACACAGATTCCAGGCGAGCGGTGATCCGTTGTGGAATCTGCCGCTGCACCGCCTGCACTGCCTGCTCAATTGCTACGCAAAATGCGCGCTGATTCGCCGCACCATGACTCTTAATCACAGTGCCGCGCAATCCTAACAGACAGGCGCCATTATACTGGTCGGGGTTGAGGTGACTGAATCGCCTTGTCAGGCTTTTTTGTAACCAACGCTTTAATAAAATCAGCCACCACGACCTTTTTTTTCCTTCACCCTGCGATTTCAGCAGCGAAAGAAACATTCTGACAACACCTTCCATGGTTTTTAATGTGACGTTTCCGGTAAAACCGTCACACACCAGCACATCCGTTTTGCCGGTCAATAATTCGTTCGCTTCAAGATAACCAATGTAGTTCATTGAGGACATGGAGCGTAATAATGCCGCAGCATCACGAATGCTATCGTGCCCTTTGGTTTCTTCTTCACCAATATTCAGTAGCGCCACTCTTGGGTTGGCAATACCGAGGATCTCTTCAGCCATCACCGCGCCCATCACGGCAAATTGCGCCAGCATCGTGCTGTCACAATCGACGTTTGCCCCGAGATCCAGCACAACGGTCTTGCCTTTCTGTTGATGAGGCAACACGGTCACCAGCGCCGGGCGCTCAATCCCGTCAATCGGTTTGAGCAGCATTTTCGCCAGGCCCATCAGTGCACCGGTGTTTCCCGCACTGACACAGGCCTGGGCGCGACCTTCTTTGACCAACTCCAGCGCCATGCGCATAGAGGTACCACGGCTATTACGAATAGCCTGCGCGGCGCGCGCATCACTGGCAATAACTGACTGGGCAGGAACAATAAGCAAGCGCGAGCGTTGCTCGAAATCAGCTTTGGCAAGTAATGGCGTGATAGCGTCGGGATCGCCGACTAAAAGAAGGTTGAGTTGAGAATTAGAGTTCAGTGCCTGCAAAGCTGCAGGCACTGTCACGGATGGGCCAAAATCTCCCCCCATGACATCTAACGCCAGGGTTAGACGTGTCAAGGTATCGTCGCAGCCTGGTTCGGTCTATCCCCGCTTACGCGGGGAAATCCTCACTAAGCTTCATCACGCTTGCGCGTGATTACTTAGTGATAACCTTGCGACCGCGGTAGAAACCGTCGGCGGTAATGTGGTGACGCAGGTGGGTTTCACCAGAAGTTTTGTCTACAGACAGGCTGGTGACTGCGGTCAGCGCGTCATGGGAACGACGCATGCCACGTTTGGAACGGGTTGGTTTATTCTGTTGTACGGCCATGGACCTTACTCCTTAATTACTTACGCTTTAAGCTGGCTAATACGGCAAATGGATTTGGTTTCTGCGCTTCATCAGGCAGTTCCCCAAAGACCATGTCCGCCTCGGACACTTCACAGTGTTCAGAATCATGCACCGGAACTACTGGCAGGGAGAGAATGATTTCATCCTCGACCAGCGCCAGCAGATCGATTTCACCGAATTCGTTAACCTCAATCGGCTCATACGCTTCCGGCAGTGCTTCAGCCTGTTCGTCTGAACGGACAGGACTAAAACAATACGTGGTGTAGACCTGATGGGTGAACGGTTTCCCGCAACGCTGGCACTCGAGCGATACCGTGACTTTCGCATCACCGGTTAAAACGGCAAGACGTTGGTTATCGATAGCGAACGACATGGAGCATTCCACATCACTGTCTACGCTGACTACAGATTCAGCGACACGCTCCGCCTGGTCGGGAGTATAGATACCCTCGTAATCAAGGCGTTTTTGAGCCGTGCGAACCGGATCAAGAGTCAGGGGTAATTTTACCTTTTGCATAGGGCGCGCATATTAACTTTGTAACGTCATATAGTCAAAGAAAAAGGCAGCCTGCGGTTGCCTTTTGCCAATAATTCGCACACATTGCGGCCTACAGTTTAAAATGCCTGTCATTGTTAAGCCATATTTGGTGAAAAAAATATGTCGCAAATTATTCTCGCTTCCACTTCTCCCTACCGCCGCGCCCTGCTCGACAAGCTCGGTTTACCGTTCGAATGCGCCGCGCCGCAGACAGACGAAACAGCGCATGCAGGCGAAGCGCCTCGCCATTTAGTGCTCAGACTGGCGCAGGAAAAGGCGCAATCACTGGCGCAAAAATACCCTCAACATTTGATTATTGGTTCCGATCAGGTGTGCGTGCTTGACGGTGAAATTACCGGGAAACCGCATATGGAAGAGAATGCCCGCCAGCAATTAATGAAGGCCAGCGGCAATATTGTGACTTTTTATACTGGTCTGGCGCTGTTTAATTCCGCAACCGGTCATTTGCAAACGGAATGTGAGCCTTTCGACGTCCATTTTCGCCGCTTAAGTGAACAGGAAATCGACGACTATGTGCGCAAAGAACGCCCGCTTAACTGTGCCGGTAGTTTCAAAAGCGAAGGGCTGGGTATTGCGCTGTTTGAACGTCTTGAAGGACGCGACCCTAATACATTGGTAGGTCTGCCGCTGATCGCGTTGTGCCAGATGCTGCGGCGTGAACATTGTAACCCATTGTTAAGCTAATGCTTTCGCGATCACAGTTTCTTTTTTAGTCAAACGCTACATTCATCACCAATATTAAAACGACGTTTTAATTTAAGGAGAGGTGATGAAGATTTTACGTACGTTGCCGCTGATGTTTGCACTGCTGACGTCCGGCAATGTGTATGCGCAAGATGAGTGGCAAACAACGGGCGTTGTTGAAGGC
This genomic interval from Kosakonia sacchari SP1 contains the following:
- the pabC gene encoding aminodeoxychorismate lyase; the protein is MFLINGKEQQWLAANDRATQFGDGCFTTARILDGQIQFPDAHLQRLRLACKRLQIPYLDWDVLAREMTHLAREKEEGVVKVIISRGSGGRGYSAAGCEAPTRIVSVSASPAHYARWRQDGVTLALSDICLGRNPMLAGIKHLNRLEQVLIRTGLEQTSADEALVLDSEGWLIECCAANIFWRQGKKVFTPRVDQAGVNGIMRQYCLRQLKTSPFEVVEVNARHDVLMLADEVVICNALMPVVPVRQWAEKHWSARDLYHFLAPLCERINPS
- the holB gene encoding DNA polymerase III subunit delta' translates to MKWYPWLRPDFEQLVASYQSGRGHHALLIHALPGMGEDALIYAISRFLLCQTPEGHKSCGHCRGCQLMQAGTHPDYYALAPEKGKSALGIDAVREVSEKLYEHARLGGAKVVWIQDAALLTDAAANALLKTLEEPPAHTWFFLGCREPARLLATLRSRCRLHHLAPPAENYACSWLAREVTASHESILTALRLCAGSPGAAEALLQDDAWAQRQTLCQAAEAALNNGDWLAMLPTLNHDKVAERLQWLSALLLDALKMQQGATLLSNVDALALVEKLARQVQAPTLHALLHAIFTCREQLLSVVGVNRELLLTDLLLTLERYQQTGVTLPVSHL
- the ptsG gene encoding PTS glucose transporter subunit IIBC produces the protein MFKNAFANLQKVGKSLMLPVSVLPIAGILLGVGSANFSWLPEVVSHVMAEAGGSVFANMPLIFAIGVALGFTNNDGVSALASVVAYGIMVKTMAVVAPLVLHLPAEEIAAKHLADTGVLGGIISGAIAAYMFNRFYRIKLPEYLGFFAGKRFVPIISGLAAIFTGVILSFIWPPIGTAIQTFSQWAAYQNPVVAFGIYGFIERCLVPFGLHHIWNVPFQMQIGEFTNAAGQVFHGDIPRYMAGDPTAGKLSGGFLFKMYGLPAAAIAIWHSAKPENRAKVGGIMISAALTSFLTGITEPIEFSFMFVAPILYVIHAILAGLAFPICILLGMRDGTSFSHGLIDFIVLSGNSSKLWLFPVIGACYAVVYYTIFRVLIKALDLKTPGREDTTEESKAGVTSEMAPALVTAFGGKENITNLDACITRLRVSVADVAKVDQAGLKKLGAAGVVVAGSGVQAIFGTKSDNLKTEMDEYIRNN
- the yceG gene encoding cell division protein YceG: MKKMLRVVLLLLALLVIAAGAGVWKVRQLADSQILIKDETIFTLPAGTGRVALGELLYREKVINRPRVFQWLLRLEPDLSHFKAGTYRFTPKMTVREMLQLLESGKEAQFPLRLVEGMRLSDYLKQLRDAPYIKHTLKDDDYATVAEALKLEHPQWVEGWFWPDTWMYTANTTDIALLKRAHQKMSRAVEQAWEGRMEGLPYKDQNQLVTMASIVEKETAVASERDQVASVFINRLRIGMRLQTDPTVIYGMGARYNGKLSRADLETPTDYNTYVISGLPPGPIATPGEASLKAAAHPAKTPYLYFVADGKGGHTFNTNLASHNRAVQDYLKVLKEKNGQ
- the tmk gene encoding dTMP kinase encodes the protein MGSKYIVIEGLEGAGKTTARDVIVETLKELGVGEMVFTREPGGTLLAEKLRSLVLDIRSVGDEVITDKAEVLMFYAARVQLVETVIKPALARGCWVIGDRHDLSTQAYQGGGRGIDQTMLATLRDAVLGDFRPDLTLYLDVTPEIGLKRARARGELDRIEQESLDFFNRTRARYLELAAQDGRIRTVDATQPLDKVIADIRQTVTVWVQEQGA
- a CDS encoding metal-dependent hydrolase; translation: MFLVDSHCHLDGLDYHSLHKDVDDVLAKAAARDVKFCLAVATTLPGYRAMRELVGERPNVVFSCGVHPLNQDEEYDVEMLRQLAAEEGVVAMGETGLDYFYTPETKPRQQESFRNHIRIGRELNKPVIVHTRDAREDTLAILQEERVTDCGGVLHCFTEDRETAGKLLDMGFYISFSGIVTFRNAEQLRDAARYIPLDRLLVETDSPYLAPVPHRGKENQPAMTRDVAEYMAVLKGVSVEELAQQTTQNFARLFHVDPSRLQSA